The Colias croceus chromosome 11, ilColCroc2.1 genome has a segment encoding these proteins:
- the LOC123695555 gene encoding intraflagellar transport protein 56: MGRSDSAKKQFPELEDFLMKRDYSGAITMLEFLAHEGNTEVWVPVWIAWCRFHLGEYRRALDKYLEIRDRENLDSRVADNIVLDIAVCYFYLGMYKESQETVKEAPKCALKNRLEFHLAHKLGDEEALMRAHATLRDVPEDQLSLASVHYLRAHYQEAIDVYKKLLLDRRNYMALNVYVALCYYKLDYYDVSQEVLGVYLTQHPTSTIASNLKACNLFRLYNGKSAEAELKQISSDQHTFGQDLVKHNLVVFRNGEGALKTLPELVDVVPEARLNLAGYRLRHREPLEARALLEPLQPSSPLHYILRGVVAVRLYNETGDEEQMKLAQQSFHIVGSSVSECDTIPGRQCMASSYFLAGQFEEVLVYLNSIKSFFVNDDTFNFNYAQAKVGTGFYREAEECLLQIQDENIRSSFTYLACLCRCHVMNKEAHLAWEICVKSAGTPDSFALLQLVANDSYRMGQFLVAAKAFHMLDRLDGGPEMWEGLRGAVCGCAQAAAADRTNAASDLRDALALLRGPRAHPRADHIVRPIAKWAQMNRIAV, encoded by the exons ATGGGCAGGAGCGATTCTGCTAAAAAGCAGTTTCCCGAGCTGGAAGACTTTCTCATGAAGAGAGATTACAGTGGAGCTATCACAATGCTCGAG TTTCTAGCGCATGAAGGCAATACAGAAGTGTGGGTGCCGGTGTGGATCGCGTGGTGCCGGTTCCACCTGGGCGAGTACCGGCGCGCGTTGGACAAGTACTTGGAGATACGGGACAGAGAGAATCTGGACTCGCGTGTTGCTGATAATATTGTGTTGGACATCGCTGTTTGCTACTTTTACTTGg GTATGTATAAAGAGTCACAAGAAACTGTAAAAGAGGCGCCGAAATGTGCTTTgaag AACCGCCTTGAATTCCACTTGGCTCACAAACTAGGGGACGAGGAGGCTCTCATGCGCGCACACGCCACGCTACGTGATGTTCCTGAAGACCAGCTTAGCTTGGCCTCTGTTCACTACCTAAGAGCACACTACCAGGAGGCTATCGATGTTTATAAGAAACTACTTTTGGATCGACg CAATTACATGGCGTTAAATGTTTACGTGGCGCTATGCTACTACAAGTTGGACTACTACGACGTCTCTCAAGAGGTTCTAGGAGTGTATCTAACGCAGCATCCCACTTCCACTATTGCATCTAACCTCAAAGCTTGCAACTTGTTCAG aTTATACAATGGAAAGTCCGCTGAAGCAGAGCTGAAACAAATATCATCAGATCAGCACACGTTTGGGCAAGATCTTGTCAAACACAATTTAGTTGTATTTAGGAACGGAGAAGGAGCACTTaag ACACTCCCCGAGCTGGTGGACGTGGTGCCCGAAGCGCGGCTGAACCTGGCGGGCTACCGGCTGCGGCACCGCGAGCCGCTGGAGGCGCGCGCGCTGCTCGAGCCGCTGCAGCCCTCCTCGCCGCTGCACTACATACTGCGCGGCGTGGTTGCCGTGCGGCTGTACAATGAGACTGGCGAT GAGGAGCAAATGAAGTTAGCGCAACAAAGTTTCCACATAGTAGGAAGCTCGGTGTCTGAGTGCGACACGATTCCGGGCCGCCAGTGCATGGCCTCCTCCTACTTCCTTGCGGGACAGTTTGAAGAGGTGCTGGTGTATCTCAACTCCATCAAGAGCTTCTTTGTCAATGATGATACTTTCAACTTTAACTATGCTCAG GCAAAAGTGGGAACGGGATTTTATCGCGAAGCAGAAGAATGTTTGCTCCAAATACAGGACGAGAACATTCGCAGCTCGTTCACGTACCTCGCCTGCCTTTGTCGGTGTCACGTTATGAATAAGGAGGCACACCTGGCTTGGGAAATTTGTGTAAAg TCGGCAGGAACACCGGACAGTTTCGCTTTGTTACAACTGGTAGCGAATGACAGTTATAGAATGGGACAGTTTCTCGTTGCTGCTAAAGCATTCCACATGCTCGACAG ATTGGACGGTGGTCCCGAAATGTGGGAGGGGTTGCGCGGCGCGGTGTGCGGGTGCGCGCAGGCCGCGGCCGCCGACCGCACCAACGCGGCCTCGGACCTGCGTGACGCGCTCGCTCTGTTGCGTGGCCCGCGAGCTCACCCGCGCGCCGACCATATTGTGAGACCCATTGCTAAGTGGGCACAGATGAATCGGATTGCTGTTTAA